AATACGATGCCGCTGCTGGTCGAGATCCTCTACAACGAATACCAGATGGTCGCCTCGTTCGCGATCGCCTCGCTCTTGGCGATGCTCGCGCTGATCACGCTGGTCGTCAAAACCGTCCTCGAACGGCAACTCGATGAGGGAGGTCCGCGTGACCATTGAAGTCAGGGGTGTCGTCAAGACGTTCGGCACGTTCAAGGCGCTCGACGGCGTCGATCTCAAGGTCGCCGACGGCGAATTGCTGGCGCTGCTGGGCCCGTCCGGGTCGGGCAAGACGACCTTGCTGCGGATCATCGCCGGGCTGGAGTGGCCCGATTCTGGCGAGATCCTGTTCGACGGCGAGAGCGCGCTCGATCGCGGCGCGCGCGAGCGTCACGTCGGCTTCGTGTTTCAGCACTACGCGCTGTTCCGGCACATGAACGTGTTCGAGAACGTCGCCTTTGGCCTGCGCGTGCAGCCGCGCCGCATCCGCAAGAGCGAGGCTGAGATCCGCGCGCGCGTGAAGGAGCTGCTCGACCTCGTCCAGCTCGACTGGCTCGCCGATCGCTATCCGAGCCAGCTCTCCGGCGGCCAGCGCCAGCGCATCGCGCTGGCGCGCGCACTCGCCATCCAGCCGCGCATCCTCCTGCTCGACGAGCCGTTCGGCGCGCTCGACGCCAAGGTGCGCAAGGAGCTGCGGCAATGGCTGCGCACCCTGCATCACTCGATCAACGTCACCTCGATCTTCGTGACGCATGATCAGGAGGAGGCACTCGAGGTCGCGCACCGCGTCGTGGTGATGGACAAGGGCCGCATCGAGCAGGTCGGCTCGCCCAGCGACGTCTATGACAGCCCGGCGACCGCGTTCGTGCACGGCTTCATCGGCGAGTCGATCATGCTGCCGGTCGAGATCGCCGGCGGCGCGGTACATCTCAACGGGCGGCCGCTGGACCTGGCTGCAGGGGGCGTGGCCGCGGGCGCCTCGACCTTGTTCGTGCGCCGGCACGACATGTTGATCGGTCCGGCGGACAGCGGCACGCTGCACGGCGCCGTCACCCACGTCCGCAGCTTCGGCCCGGTGCAGCGCGCCGAGATCGCGCTGACTGAAGGCTCGACCATCGAGATCGACGCCCCCCGCGACCGCGAGCTCCGGATCGGCGACCGCATCGGCCTGAAGCCGCGGCATTATCGGATTTTCGCGGCCGGGTAGGGGCTGCTCGGGCTCGTCCCGGCTCTC
This region of Bradyrhizobium sp. SZCCHNS1050 genomic DNA includes:
- a CDS encoding sulfate ABC transporter ATP-binding protein codes for the protein MTIEVRGVVKTFGTFKALDGVDLKVADGELLALLGPSGSGKTTLLRIIAGLEWPDSGEILFDGESALDRGARERHVGFVFQHYALFRHMNVFENVAFGLRVQPRRIRKSEAEIRARVKELLDLVQLDWLADRYPSQLSGGQRQRIALARALAIQPRILLLDEPFGALDAKVRKELRQWLRTLHHSINVTSIFVTHDQEEALEVAHRVVVMDKGRIEQVGSPSDVYDSPATAFVHGFIGESIMLPVEIAGGAVHLNGRPLDLAAGGVAAGASTLFVRRHDMLIGPADSGTLHGAVTHVRSFGPVQRAEIALTEGSTIEIDAPRDRELRIGDRIGLKPRHYRIFAAG